From Fulvivirga lutea:
GCAGCCTGATAATGAAAAAGACATCCCTTTTTATATTACTGTTGATCTCTACCTTGTTTAGTTGCGATGAACCTGATTGCATATTACAAGGGGGCTCAAAAATGAAGATTGGCTTTTATAGTGTTATTGATGGAACAGCACAACCTTTAAGAATAAATCTTCTTGAGGTTGAGGGTATAGATGGATCAATTCTAGAAAATTCTAATGATACAAGTGATGTTGTTTTACCTATAAATCCTGCAGATTCTGAAATTCGATTATATTTTGATACTGAATTTGGATTAGATACACTTATCGTTGGATATAAAAAAACAGCCAGGCTTATTTCAGAAGATTGTGGCACTGAGGTTGTTTATAATGGTATTGAAGTTATTAGAAGTGATTTTGATTCAGTAAGAGTATTTAATGCAAGTATGGAAACTAATTTCCTACAACCAGAACTAGTCAATGAGAATATTAGAGTATACAATTAGCCTTATATTAATTGTGTACTCGCTGAATGCAAGTGCACAGGTAGATTCAATAGCCACCGATTCAAGCAGGGTTAACAAATTTAAACCAACTGGGGTAAGGGTTGGGTTAGATTTAGTGAGCCTAGGACAAGGTGTGGTAGATAAAGGTTTAAGTGCTATTACCC
This genomic window contains:
- a CDS encoding DUF6452 family protein: MKKTSLFILLLISTLFSCDEPDCILQGGSKMKIGFYSVIDGTAQPLRINLLEVEGIDGSILENSNDTSDVVLPINPADSEIRLYFDTEFGLDTLIVGYKKTARLISEDCGTEVVYNGIEVIRSDFDSVRVFNASMETNFLQPELVNENIRVYN